In Pseudomonadota bacterium, a genomic segment contains:
- a CDS encoding rhomboid family intramembrane serine protease translates to MIPIRDENPATLTPVITVLVLIACVGVFVWQLSLGRANQLAVLSLGLTPKVLFGLASLPSELTLVPPVATVFSSMFLHGSILHIGSNMLYLWVFGDNVESELGHVGFALFYLACGVAAALAQAIPDPTSTVPMIGASGAISGILGAYMILFPTAKVSVLFPPFFFLRPIPLPAVLVLGAWFALQLLASQAAPVGEGGGGVAFRAHIGGFIAGILLLSVFPRRKHRPQAS, encoded by the coding sequence ATGATCCCGATTCGTGACGAGAACCCCGCCACCCTGACTCCGGTGATCACCGTGCTGGTGCTGATCGCCTGCGTGGGGGTGTTCGTCTGGCAGCTCTCGCTAGGGCGGGCGAATCAGCTGGCAGTGCTCAGCCTGGGGCTTACGCCTAAGGTGCTCTTCGGCCTCGCCTCGCTGCCTTCGGAACTCACCCTGGTGCCGCCCGTGGCCACCGTGTTCAGCTCCATGTTCCTGCACGGCTCGATTCTGCATATCGGGTCGAACATGCTCTACCTGTGGGTCTTCGGCGATAACGTCGAGTCGGAGTTGGGACACGTCGGTTTCGCCCTCTTCTATCTCGCCTGCGGCGTGGCGGCAGCGCTTGCGCAGGCGATACCCGATCCCACCTCGACGGTACCGATGATCGGCGCGAGCGGCGCCATCTCGGGCATCCTCGGCGCGTACATGATCCTGTTTCCCACGGCGAAGGTGTCGGTGTTGTTCCCGCCGTTCTTCTTTCTGCGGCCGATCCCGCTGCCGGCCGTGCTCGTGCTGGGCGCCTGGTTCGCGCTGCAGCTGTTGGCCTCCCAGGCCGCGCCCGTGGGTGAGGGCGGTGGCGGCGTGGCCTTCCGCGCCCACATCGGCGGTTTCATCGCCGGGATTCTTCTGCTCAGCGTGTTTCCGCGCCGAAAGCACCGCCCCCAGGCGTCCTGA